CCCTCCAGGGCGAGAAGCTCCACTACGATGTGTCCTGGGCGGGCATGGTGGTCGGGCGAGCGTCCATCGAGTGCTTGCCCACCACCAATCCGGCGTTGGTGGTGGTGCGGACCACGGCCCGTGCCAACCAGACCATCCAGTCGATGTACCCCGTCTTGGATACCATCCAGTCGTTCGTGCATGTGTCCACTGGATTGCCCGTCCAGTTTCGCAAGTCCCAGAAGGAAGGCAATTACTCCGCCGAGATCCGGATCAACTTCCAGCGCTCGAAGGACCGGGCTGTCGTTTCCGGCCAGATCAAAGGGGTCTCCAAGCCCGACACCACGCTGACCTTGGAGGGCGGCGAATACGATCTTCTCTCCGCGCTGGTGAAGGTGCGGTTGGCCTCCTTGGTTCCGGGCACTTCGCAATTTCTGTCCATGGTGGACAATCGCAAGCGGTTCGCCTCGGTGGAGGTGCAATGCCTTCGCCGCGACACCATCGATGTGGAATCGGGGAAGGCCCCTGTTTTGGTGGTGGTTCCGAAAATCCATGGCGATGCGCTGTTCGCCTCCAAAGGAACCCTCACGATCTGGATGACCGACGATTCCTTGCATGTGCCGCTGCGCATGGAGTCCAAGATCGCGCTGGGCACCATCAAGGCGGAACTGACCAGCCGGTCGGCTCCCTAGCGGAAGTCCGGGCGATCGGAAGCCATCGGGTATCGGTGTGGCCATGAGATTTGTACATTGGATCCAGTTGCCCTTCTTCGAAGACCCTACCGCACCGTCTTCGCCCCTGGAGTTCTCGATGCACCCCACCTTTCGCATTCTCCTGCTTGCTGCCGGCTTCTCTTTCGGAGGGGCCTCCTCGTTGGTTTCCACTCCAGCGGATTCCACCACCACGCCTGTCTTGGCTGCCTCCGTGGGATCCGATCGCGTGAACCTCAGATGGTCTCTCTGTCCGACTTGCGACAGCTACGAGGTCTTTCGATCCACGGCCAGCTCCGGTCCGTGGAATTCCATCGCCAAGGTCCGCGGAACCGTGGTCCACTCCGATACGGGTCTGACTTCCCGGACACTGTATTTCTACCGGGTCTCCGGGTTCAAGGGATCCATCGAAGGGGATTTCTCCGATGTGCTCCAGGCCATCACCGCTGATACCCTCGCGGATAGCTCCCAAGCCAAAAAGCCCATTCCTCGCTGAACGGCGAGGGGGCAACTTCCTCGTTTTCCGTCACGCGGATGTCGAGCGCCGTTCCTTTTCGAAGGAAGCCTTTGGAAGGAGGATCGCGAGTGATCCCAACAGGAGGAGCAGCACGATCAGCTTTCCTCCGTAGACATTCCAAAACCCAAGATTCGCCGTTTGGGGGAGTTTGACGTTGATGGATGCGGCGAGGGAATCCAATTCGGCTTTGGATTTTTCCATGTAGGTGTGGTTGTTCCCCAGATAGACACACCATTGTCCGTCGTAATTCCAAAGCGGAATCCAAAATAGGCGGACCTGCTTGTATTTGTAGCCTGGGTCCAATAGGTCGCCATCCTCGAACTTGAAATCCCCGGTGTCTGGAAAATCCGCCACCTTGAGGATCGATTCCGCATCGAGGGTCACGAAATCAGGGAGGGCAAATCCGCGAGCCAGTACAGGGCGTGCAGCCGAGAAGAGGACGAGGAGGAGGAGGGTGAGAAACGCGGAGTAATGTTTCATGGGCCGACAGGATGAGATGAAGGAATGGCCCAAGCCACCGGAACCATTCGATGCCAGGCTCGGTATGTAAAAAACCCACGCATCACCGATGCGTGGGCAAAACTCCCACCTGTGAATTGCGCAGGTGGATCGATCAGACAGGAATCAGGTGTCGGACTTCAAGAAGAACCAGCCCGCACCGCCAACGACCACGAGACCGAGGAGCAGCTTGCCGCCGAAGGCGTTCCAGAATCCCAGGCTGGGGGACTCGGGAAGGGTCAGATTCACCGACTTGGCGATGGAGTCCAGCCTGGTCTTGGAAATTTCCATGTAGGTGTCGTCCTTGCCTACGTAGCCGCACCATTCGCCGCCGTAGTTCCACAGCGGAATCCAGAACAGCTGGACCTGCTTGAACTTGTAGCCGGGATCCAGGAGCTCTCCGTCGTCGCCCTTGAACATGCCGGTATCAGGGAAATCGGCAGCCTTGACGATCTTCTCGGAGCCCGAAGACCAGAAAATGGGGATTCCACCTCTGGCTTCAGCGGGGCGAGCGGAAGCGAAAATGAAGGTGGCGAGGAGGGCAAGGAAAGGGAGTGTTTTCTTCATAGGGACTAAAAAATGGAATGATTTATCCGTTGTGACAAGATCGTGACAATCACAAATCCACACTTTTTTTGGATCCTCTGCGTTCAGATTTGGGCTCTTCAGACGCGGGATCCAGGTTCGATAACAAAAAGGGCCGCCATCCTTTCGGATGCGGCCCTCGATCTTCGACAGATTCCGTCGAAGCTTAGTCGTCGCCGCCCAAGCGCTTGGCGCCGCCGTACTTCTTCTGGAGCTCTTCGCCCACGGACTTCGGAACAGCTTCGTATTTGGCGAATTCCATCGTGAACTCGGCCTTGCCCTGGCTCATGGAGCGCAGTTCGGTGGCGTAGCCGAACATTTCCGACAGAGGAACTTCCACGTCGATGCGGGTGTAGGCGAATTCTTCGGTGGTGCCCAAGATCACACCGCGACGGCCGTTCAGGTTGCCCATGATGGTGCCCTGGAACTCCGTGGGAGTGTCGATCTGGACCTTCATGATGGGTTCCAGGATCTGCGGCTTGGCCTTGGGGTAGGTCTCGCGGAAGGCCATACGAGCGGCGATCTGGAAGGCGTTGTCGGACGAGTCGACCTGGTGGGTCGCGCCGTCGTTGATGCCCACGCGGATGCGCACGATGGGGAAGCCGATGAGGCCGCCGCCGCCCAAGCAGGACTGGAAGCCCTTGTCGCAAGAGCCGACGAATTCCTTGGGGATCACGCCGCCGACGATGTCGTCGACGAACTCGTAATCCTTGGCTTCTTCGGGAGAGATGGGCTCGATCCAGCCGCCGACCTTCGCGAACTGGCCCGAACCACCGGTCTGCTTCTTGTGGGTGTAGGAGAATTCGGCCTTCTGGGTGATCGCTTCGCGGTAGGCCACCTGGGGCTTGCCGGTGGACACTTCCACGCCGTATTCGCGACGCATGCGTTCCACGTACACGTCCAGGTGGAGTTCACCCATGCCCGCGATGATGGTTTCGCCGGATTCTTCGTCCACGTGGCAGCGGAAGGTGGGGTCTTCCTTGGTGAAGCGGTTGATCGCCTTGGACATGTTGACCAAGTGGTCGCGATTCTTGGCTTCGATCTTCAGCGAGATCACGGCTTCCGGAACGAACATGGAGGTCATGTTCACGTTCACCTTGCCGTCGGTGAAGGTGGTGCCCGACGAGCAATCGATGCCGTAGAGCGCCACGATGTCACCCGAGGAGGACTCGGTGATTTCTTCCATCTTTTCCGAGTGCATGCGCACCAGGCGTCCGACGTTGACCTTCTTCTTGGTGGTCTGGTTGTAGATGGTCAGGCCCTTGGTGAGCTTGCCCTGGTACACGCGGACGTAGGTGAGCTGGCCGTACTTCGACTCCTGCAGCTTGAACGCGTAGGCGACCAGCGGCTTGGTGTCGTCGGTGAACATCTCGATCTTCTCTTCGCCCTTGTCCAAGTCCAACGCGTAGTTCTGCACGTCGTAGGGGTTGGGCAGGTAGAGGTTCACGCCGTCCAACAACTTCTGGACGCCGCGGTTCTTGTAGGCGGATCCGCACAGCACGGGCACGAGCTCGAGCTTGATGACACCCTTGCGGATGGCGGCGCGGATTTTGTCAACCGGGATCTCCTGCTCCATCAGGCGCAGCTCGTCGAGCTCTTCGTCGAAGGGAGACAATCCGTCCAGCATCTTTTCGCGATACACCTTGGCTTCTTCCAGGATGTTCGGGTAGATGAGGTGGTTGGTGGCGGGATGATCGGCGGGAATGTCGCGCTCGACCACGGTTTCGCCCGAGTCGCCTTCGTTGTAGTAGGCCTTCATGGTGACCAGGTCGATCACGCCCTGGATCTTGTCTTCCAGTCCCAGCGGGATCTGGATCATGACGGCGTTCAGGTTCAGCTTGTCCTTGAGCTGGCCGGCCACGCGGAACGGATCGGCGCCCGAGCGGTCGCACTTGTTCACGAAGGCCACGCGGGGCACGCCGTAGCGGCGCATCTGGCGGTCCACCGTGATGGACTGGGACTGCACACCGGCCACGCCGCAGAGCACCAGGATGGCGCCGTCGAGCACGCGCAGCGAACGTTCCACTTCGATGGTGAAGTCGACGTGTCCGGGAGTGTCGATGATGTTGTAGTTGCATTCGTTCCAGGCGCAGTAGGTGGCTGCCGACTGGATGGTGATGCCGCGTTCGCGTTCCAGTTCCATGGAGTCCATGGTGGCGCCGACGCCGTCCTTGCCGCGCACCTCGTGGATCTGGTGGATACGGCCCGTGTAGAACAAGATGCGCTCGGTGAGAGTCGTCTTGCCCGAGTCGATGTGGGCCGAGATGCCGAAGTTGCGGACATTGTCCAACGGACGCATGGAAGATCCTCGATGAGGGTGGTTGGTCGGAAAGGCTGGCAAAGTTAATTCCCCGTTGGATCTGCATCAAGCCGACGGGAAAATGATTGAAACAAATGAGGGGGGGGCGCCCCCCGGCAGGGGCCGGGGCGGGCCCTATGCGCCGATTTTCCCCATCCACCCCGAAAACAACGATCCGGAATATTCGTAGAGACGCCCCGGCGGGGCGTCTCTACGGTAACGGCGAACCATCGTGGTTTGTCCGAAACCGGGGAAAACCGACGCACGCCGCCACCGCCGCGCGTGATATGCCCCGTTGTCCCCCCCGTTGTAGGGACAACCCAAGGGTTGTCCCTACAACGGGGGCAACGCCGGGTACACGCGGTGGTGGCGGCGCCCTGGTGGGCGGTGCCCTGAGCCTGTCGAAGGGTGACGGTCCCTGGCGCATTGGGGGTATCAGCCCCACATCCCCGGAAAATCGTACGACAATTGCCTGTGGTGCCTGATGGACAAAAGGAAGACGATCTTCCCGTCGTCCAGGTAGAGGACCAGATAATCGTCCACTAGGTATTCCCGGATCTTGCGGGACCCGACCCGTTTTGCCAATCGCTTCTGCATGCGCAACGATTCGACCGATTCCGCCTTGCGATCCAGCAGGGACCGTCCCATTTCCGGGAAGGATTCCAGGTTGGGAATGACCTCGTCCTCCAATCGGTCCAGCAACGCATCGAATGCAGGAAGGGCGACGTTCTCGGTCAAAAATTGCCGGATCGTTTCCAGATTCTCCTCGAAACCGGCCGTGACCTTGATTTTGCGGGCGATCAACGCAATGGCTTGGGCTTGCGGAAGGAAGCCAGCGCCTTGCGGGCATCCCGTGTGCGACCCGCCTCCACGTCGTCCAATCCTTTGGATGCGTCGTCCAACACCAGCAGATGGATGCGCTCGCGCTCCAGTGCATGGAAATAATCCAGCCGCTTGGCATCCACCAAGGCGACGTAGCTCTCGCCGTTCTTGGTGAGGATCTTTTCCGCACCGGCGTTCACTTGGTCGGCCAGCTCTGACAAGTGCGCTCGCGCCTGCGACAACGAAACCACATCCTGCGCATGGATGGCCATGGAAACCTCCCTATTGTGCCTCTATAGTGTACAAAATCACGTACACGATTGTCGTGGCGTTCGCGATCACCCAACGTCTTTGGCCTACGCTTCACGGATGGTCGGATTCACCATAGGGGCAATCCGGAATCACGGTGGATTGGCGTATCTATTATTGCCGTTCATCGTTTCTCGTCTGAGCCGGTCGCACCCGATCTAGCTTCGATGAATTCCTCGAAAAGGACCAAAGTCCCGATGCGATTTCCTCTCCGATCTTCCCTGTGTCTGGTGGCCTGTGCCCTGTCCGGCGTTCCGTCTGTTGCTGCTGAAATCCGATTGTCCGGGACGGTAACCGACGCGTCGGGCAAAAGCCTTCCCGGAGTCCGGGTGATGCTGGTGGGGGAGGGAAACGCCACGAGCACCGATTCCACCGGCCTATGGAGCATTCCTGCCACCTCGACAGGAATTGTCGTCCACCGCGCGGCGAAGGCGGCGGCGGTCCACGGACTCCTTGTGCTGGATGGAAGCCGTTTCCGTCTTCTCTACGATGGCGCAGACGCGGTGGGTAGGCGATTTGCCGCGCCCCAGGTGGGCGAGGGAGCTTCGAAGGCTGCCGCCCGTTCGACGGCCACGTCCGTCGACACGCTATTGTTTTCCTGGAACGGCGAGGTTCGCGCCCGGGTGGGGGTTCCCTCGCTCCAGTCCGGCGACCTGGGGCGGCAATCGATCGACACATCGACAGGCACGGTCGGCTCGAGCGTTCCTTGGAACGGCTCGATCCAATACGGAAGATTGGTCGATTCTCGCGACGGCCAGGTGTACCGCACCGTCAAGATCGGAACTCAGAGGTGGATGGCCGAGAACCTGAACCACAAGGTGGACAGTTCCTGGTGCTTCGCCAACAGCGCCGACTCCTGCGCCCGTTACGGCAGATTGTATTCCTGGGCGGCGGCCATGAAGCTCGCGGATTCGTGCAACGCCAAGGCCTGCAGCACCCAAGTGGGAAATCCCCATCAGGGGATCTGTCCGAGTGGTTGGCACCTTCCGCGTGATCCACAATGGGATACGCTCGCGGCTCGCATCGGAGGCGCTTCCACCGCAGGCGCCAAGCTCAAATCCACCTCTGGCTGGCCTGCTTCGGGGGCCGGTACGGATGAAGTGGGCTTTCGCGGCATCCCGACGGGGACTCGAGCGGACATGGGCTATTTCTACGGCCTGCGCGATGGGAGTGGGTCCGTCTTCGTCAGGTACTGGAGCTCCTCGGAGTGCTCCGCGGACTTCGCTTGCCAGCACGGTCTGGTTTCGGGAGGAACCGGGAGCTATTTCCTCCGCACCAGTACCGCCAAGAGAATGGGCGAGGGGGTCCGTTGCGTCGAGGATTGATTTCAACCTAGATCCCGCAAAAGGCCCGGGCGCGAACCGGCCCCATAATGGAGCGCGGTCCCAAATACGAACGGTCCCAAAAACGAAAGAGACGCCCCGCCGGGGCGTCTCTACGATTTTTGGGACCGTTGGGGGTTGGCGGTTATTTGGTCCGCGCCTCTTCCATTTCCAGCCAGGCCCATTGCTTGTCCACTTCCGCTTGGAAGGCCGCGATCACTTCGGGGTGTTTTTTCAGGTGCTTGAAACGGCCCTGGCTGAACACCCAGTCGGTGACGGGCTTTTTGGCGGTGGGGCGGTAGTTGATGGTGAACTTGCCGTTTTCCACCTCAAACAGCGGCCAGAAATTGCACTCCACACCCTCGCGGGCGCTTTCCACGGCCATGTCGGCGTCGATCTTCCAACCAGGGATGCACGGGCTCAGCAGATTGATGAACGAAGGACCATCGTGGTCGATGGCCTTCTTCATCTTGCGGAACAGGTCGTGGATGTCGTGGATGGAAGCCTGGGCCACGTAGCCTAGGTTGTGGGCCAGCATGATCTTGGTCAGATCCTTGCGGTTGCCCTTGCGGCCCGAGCTTTCGCTCCCGACAGGAGTTGTCGTGGTGGCCGCGCCCAGCGGAGTGGCGGAAGACCGCTGTACGCCCGTGTTCATGTACGCGCCGTTGTCGTAGCAGATGTAGGTGAGGTCGTGTCCGCGCTCCATGGCGCCGGACAGCGATTGGAGGCCGATGTCGTACGTGCCGCCGTCGCCGCCCATCACCACGAACTTGAGCTTCTTGCGCATCTTGCCCTGGCGCACCAAGGAGCGGTAGCAGGCTTCCACGCCGCTCATCATGGCGCTGGCGTTTTCAAACGCCGTGTGGATCCAGGGGATCTGCCAGCTGGAATACGGGAAGATGGAGCTGGCCACTTCCAGGCAGCCCGTGGCGTTTCCGGCCACGATCTCGTATTCGTCGCTCACCCGCGTGAGCATCTTGGTGAAGAGCCCCGTGGGGCAGCCCGCGCACATGCGGTGTCCGCCGGAAAAGGTTCCGGGACGCTCGCACATGAGCTTGGTTTCGGGAGAGAGTTCGGCCAAAGCCGGAGTGGTCTCGATCATGACTTGTCTCCGCGGACGTTGAGCCACATCCCTTGACGGTTGCCCACTTCGCCTTTGTCCAGGCAGATGCGGCTTTCCGAGATCACGTGTTCAATATGGCGCAAGGTCAGTTCGCGTCCACCCAACCCGAAGGTGTGGCCCATCAACAGAGGCCTGTTGGATGCGTAGTTGTACACGGCGGTGCTGATTTCCGTGAACAACGGCCCGTGGGCGCCAAAGCTTGCGGAACGATCCAACACAGTGATGATCTTGGCGTTGGACAGGGCCTGCCCGATCTGTTCGTACGGGAACGGGCGGAAGGAGCGGATCTTGAGCAGTCCCACCTTCTCACCCTTGGTGCGCAATTCGTCGATCACCTCCTTGATCTCGCCGGCCACCGAATTGATGGCCACCAGCACGATCTCGGCATCGTCCAGTCGGTAGTCTTCGAAGAGGTTGTACTGGCGCCCGAAAGTTTTGGCGAAATCGTCCGAAACTTCCTGGATCACCCGCAAGGCGTTGCGCATGCCTTGTTCCTGGCCGCGCTTGTGTTCGATGTAATAGTCCTGCAGGTCCAGCGCGCCCCAGGTGACAGGTTTTGCCGTGTCCAGGATGGAGTGGTAGGGCAGGTGGGGACCCACGAAGGCCTTCACGGCCTTGTCGTCTTCCAGCTGCATGGTCTGGATGGAGTGGGAAATGATGAACCCGTCCTGGCAGACCATCAGGGGCAATCGCACGTCCGGGTGTTCGGCGATGCGCGCGGCCATCACGAGGTTGTCGTAGGCTTCTTGGTTGGTTTCGCTGTAGAGCTGGATCCATCCGGCGTCGCGGGCGCCCATCGAATCCGAATGGTCGCAGTGGATGTTGATGGGACCGGTCAGCGCGCGGTTGACCAGGCTCATCAGCACGGGTTGGCGCATGGAGGCGGCCACGTACAAAAGCTCCCACATGTAGGCCATGCCGGCGGAGCTGGTGGCGGTCATCACACGTCCACCGGCGGCCGAGGCCCCGATGCAGGCGCTCATGGCGGAGTGTTCGGACTCCACCGTGACAAATTCCGTATCCACCTGGCCGTTGGCCACGAAGGCGGAGAAGTCTTCCACGATCTGGGTGGACGGCGTGATAGGGAAGGCCGCCACCACGTCGGGGTTGATCTGGCGCATGGCCTGCGCGCAGGCTCCTGCACCGGTGATGGGAACGATCTTGGGTTTCCCGGCGGTCAAATTG
This DNA window, taken from Fibrobacterota bacterium, encodes the following:
- a CDS encoding pyruvate ferredoxin oxidoreductase (catalyzes the formation of acetyl-CoA from pyruvate and coenzyme A), with amino-acid sequence MIETTPALAELSPETKLMCERPGTFSGGHRMCAGCPTGLFTKMLTRVSDEYEIVAGNATGCLEVASSIFPYSSWQIPWIHTAFENASAMMSGVEACYRSLVRQGKMRKKLKFVVMGGDGGTYDIGLQSLSGAMERGHDLTYICYDNGAYMNTGVQRSSATPLGAATTTTPVGSESSGRKGNRKDLTKIMLAHNLGYVAQASIHDIHDLFRKMKKAIDHDGPSFINLLSPCIPGWKIDADMAVESAREGVECNFWPLFEVENGKFTINYRPTAKKPVTDWVFSQGRFKHLKKHPEVIAAFQAEVDKQWAWLEMEEARTK
- a CDS encoding type II toxin-antitoxin system Phd/YefM family antitoxin, giving the protein MAIHAQDVVSLSQARAHLSELADQVNAGAEKILTKNGESYVALVDAKRLDYFHALERERIHLLVLDDASKGLDDVEAGRTRDARKALASFRKPKPLR
- a CDS encoding type II toxin-antitoxin system RelE/ParE family toxin; the encoded protein is MARKIKVTAGFEENLETIRQFLTENVALPAFDALLDRLEDEVIPNLESFPEMGRSLLDRKAESVESLRMQKRLAKRVGSRKIREYLVDDYLVLYLDDGKIVFLLSIRHHRQLSYDFPGMWG
- the porA gene encoding pyruvate ferredoxin oxidoreductase, giving the protein MSNLTAGKPKIVPITGAGACAQAMRQINPDVVAAFPITPSTQIVEDFSAFVANGQVDTEFVTVESEHSAMSACIGASAAGGRVMTATSSAGMAYMWELLYVAASMRQPVLMSLVNRALTGPINIHCDHSDSMGARDAGWIQLYSETNQEAYDNLVMAARIAEHPDVRLPLMVCQDGFIISHSIQTMQLEDDKAVKAFVGPHLPYHSILDTAKPVTWGALDLQDYYIEHKRGQEQGMRNALRVIQEVSDDFAKTFGRQYNLFEDYRLDDAEIVLVAINSVAGEIKEVIDELRTKGEKVGLLKIRSFRPFPYEQIGQALSNAKIITVLDRSASFGAHGPLFTEISTAVYNYASNRPLLMGHTFGLGGRELTLRHIEHVISESRICLDKGEVGNRQGMWLNVRGDKS
- a CDS encoding DUF3108 domain-containing protein; the protein is MSSGLRRLFVALCLLAGAAFAVHPLQGEKLHYDVSWAGMVVGRASIECLPTTNPALVVVRTTARANQTIQSMYPVLDTIQSFVHVSTGLPVQFRKSQKEGNYSAEIRINFQRSKDRAVVSGQIKGVSKPDTTLTLEGGEYDLLSALVKVRLASLVPGTSQFLSMVDNRKRFASVEVQCLRRDTIDVESGKAPVLVVVPKIHGDALFASKGTLTIWMTDDSLHVPLRMESKIALGTIKAELTSRSAP
- a CDS encoding fibronectin type III domain-containing protein, translated to MRFVHWIQLPFFEDPTAPSSPLEFSMHPTFRILLLAAGFSFGGASSLVSTPADSTTTPVLAASVGSDRVNLRWSLCPTCDSYEVFRSTASSGPWNSIAKVRGTVVHSDTGLTSRTLYFYRVSGFKGSIEGDFSDVLQAITADTLADSSQAKKPIPR
- a CDS encoding elongation factor G, whose translation is MRPLDNVRNFGISAHIDSGKTTLTERILFYTGRIHQIHEVRGKDGVGATMDSMELERERGITIQSAATYCAWNECNYNIIDTPGHVDFTIEVERSLRVLDGAILVLCGVAGVQSQSITVDRQMRRYGVPRVAFVNKCDRSGADPFRVAGQLKDKLNLNAVMIQIPLGLEDKIQGVIDLVTMKAYYNEGDSGETVVERDIPADHPATNHLIYPNILEEAKVYREKMLDGLSPFDEELDELRLMEQEIPVDKIRAAIRKGVIKLELVPVLCGSAYKNRGVQKLLDGVNLYLPNPYDVQNYALDLDKGEEKIEMFTDDTKPLVAYAFKLQESKYGQLTYVRVYQGKLTKGLTIYNQTTKKKVNVGRLVRMHSEKMEEITESSSGDIVALYGIDCSSGTTFTDGKVNVNMTSMFVPEAVISLKIEAKNRDHLVNMSKAINRFTKEDPTFRCHVDEESGETIIAGMGELHLDVYVERMRREYGVEVSTGKPQVAYREAITQKAEFSYTHKKQTGGSGQFAKVGGWIEPISPEEAKDYEFVDDIVGGVIPKEFVGSCDKGFQSCLGGGGLIGFPIVRIRVGINDGATHQVDSSDNAFQIAARMAFRETYPKAKPQILEPIMKVQIDTPTEFQGTIMGNLNGRRGVILGTTEEFAYTRIDVEVPLSEMFGYATELRSMSQGKAEFTMEFAKYEAVPKSVGEELQKKYGGAKRLGGDD